One Silene latifolia isolate original U9 population chromosome 4, ASM4854445v1, whole genome shotgun sequence DNA segment encodes these proteins:
- the LOC141652741 gene encoding putative pentatricopeptide repeat-containing protein At3g05240 produces the protein MNLIFAFRIKKDAIKFCKFHNHPQSLLFTTCSDFEVSARRQRALTSNECGAIFQSLTNSKSLKMGQTLHGYVIRSGLIQDNTYLCTKIAAFYASCGCMNYARIIFDKIVNKSCFLWNFMIRGYASNGLSMQAISLYRTMMRIGVLSDNFTYPFVIKACGDLVHVYLGRIVHAQAVVNGFHFDIYVGNCLLAMYARFRDMENARKVFDEMPKRDLTSWNTMISGYARNGNPREGLRVFQEMVVIGAGLDSTTLLSVLSACSELNSFRIGKQVHGYLLRNHVHCLNNFLPNSLMEVYCTSGSMIYAKRLFKVSRKDSVSWNTLISGYARKDEGFEGLSLFCQMVTVGKQPDLATFIVVLGICEKVAALNFGMSVQSYLVREGFGRSTMAATALIGMYSRCGELTYSRLVFEEIEEKNLVCWTAMISAFGNHGKGKEAISILQQMIANGIVPDEGTFTSVLTACSHAGLVEEGREIFHKIHQKYNIKPVLAHYASFVDLLSRAGQLDEAYAIICSMEVKPTTDIWASFLSGCRVHGNITLAEIAGREILEAKSDDKVGGYICLSHVYADEKRWTDVERVRGIVQSKAMAKPTAYSLVA, from the coding sequence ATGAACCTTATTTTTGCATTCCGAATTAAAAAAGATGCAATCAAATTCTGCAAATTTCATAATCATCCTCAATCCTTACTCTTCACTACTTGCTCGGATTTTGAAGTTAGCGCACGACGACAACGTGCGCTAACTTCAAATGAATGCGGCGCTATTTTCCAGTCCCTTACGAATTCCAAATCCTTAAAAATGGGTCAAACACTTCACGGATACGTAATTCGTTCTGGACTAATACAAGACAATACCTACCTCTGTACCAAAATTGCTGCATTTTATGCAAGTTGTGGCTGCATGAATTACGCCCGTATAATATTTGACAAAATTGTGAATAAAAGTTGTTTCCTTTGGAACTTTATGATTAGGGGTTACGCAAGTAACGGTCTTTCTATGCAGGCGATATCGCTTTATCGAACAATGATGAGAATCGGTGTTTTATCGGATAATTTCACGTACCCATTTGTTATTAAGGCGTGTGGCGATTTGGTACATGTTTATCTTGGTAGAATTGTACATGCTCAAGCTGTCGTTAATGGGTTTCATTTCGATATTTATGTGGGTAATTGTCTTTTAGCAATGTATGCTAGATTTCGAGACATGGAGAATGCACGtaaggtgtttgatgaaatgcctaaGAGAGATTTGACGTCGTGGAATACTATGATATCTGGGTATGCTAGAAACGGTAATCCACGTGAAGGTTTACGTGTTTTTCAGGAAATGGTTGTAATCGGCGCTGGCTTGGATTCAACGACTCTGCTAAGCGTGCTTTCGGCTTGTTCTGAACTAAACTCTTTTAGGATTGGAAAACAAGTGCATGGTTATCTTCTGCGGAATCACGTACATTGCTTGAATAATTTTTTGCCTAATTCTCTTATGGAGGTATATTGTACTAGCGGGTCTATGATATACGCAAAGCGGTTATTCAAAGTCTCACGGAAGGATTCTGTTTCATGGAATACTTTAATTTCAGGTTATGCTCGAAAGGACGAGGGTTTTGAAGGTTTAAGTCTTTTCTGCCAGATGGTTACGGTTGGTAAGCAGCCAGATCTTGCAACCTTTATTGTTGTACTAGGGATTTGTGAGAAGGTCGCTGCACTGAATTTCGGTATGTCTGTCCAATCTTATCTTGTACGAGAAGGGTTTGGTAGAAGTACAATGGCTGCAACAGCTCTCATAGGCATGTATTCTCGATGTGGAGAGTTGACTTATTCACGGCTTGTTTTTGAAGAAATCGAAGAAAAGAATTTGGTTTGTTGGACTGCTATGATTTCAGCCTTTGGTAACCATGGAAAGGGAAAGGAAGCTATTTCGATTTTACAACAAATGATAGCGAATGGCATTGTTCCGGATGAGGGTACTTTCACTTCTGTATTGACCGCATGTAGCCATGCTGGATTGGTTGAGGAAGGTCGCGAAATTTTTCATAAAATACATCAGAAATATAATATTAAGCCTGTACTGGCTCATTACGCAAGTTTCGTAGATCTTCTCAGCCGAGCAGGACAACTGGATGAAGCATATGCGATAATCTGCAGTATGGAGGTGAAACCAACAACTGATATATGGGCTTCCTTCCTTTCAGGCTGTAGGGTTCATGGAAATATTACCCTAGCTGAGATTGCTGGTCGGGAAATTCTTGAAGCGAAATCAGATGATAAAGTAGGGGGCTACATTTGCCTTTCACATGTATATGCAGATGAGAAAAGATGGACTGATGTTGAAAGAGTTCGTGGCATAGTACAGAGTAAAGCAATGGCTAAGCCCACAGCTTACAGCTTGGTAGCCTAG
- the LOC141650994 gene encoding F-box protein CPR1-like: protein MAAVRNPCTKTIMVSIPNEIITNEILPKLPAKSLVRFKCVSKSFNTLISSPDFINLHLQQSLTSSANRLLILAKEDSSDLYSFDIDSSDSDTTAVNIPLPHTLDKWLDDGIVSIIGSFNGLLCVGLKRDIDGTDEYKHVVINPSTGVFSEVPYKYSPVSGDLYYHISFGFGYDDINKDNKLVRVVENVDRYHYYQGDELYNREVMVYSLNENTWKLVEDVYQPKESLQSRNGVLMKNHLLHWLFWCSVRYCYIIYCFDIRFEKWVDEVPLVDLFTDRMADFEERKDTRFEMRNLGVIDGCLCFTARSNLTDVVWMMKEYGVKESWIKLFEISSCFHRCRSSPCWYYFDGPYGFRQGAKQEVLVRRPRKLAGLFWCNIGSEANGETEEISGIPVFDQACFFTGSLVPIPGSKLIISPDK, encoded by the coding sequence ATGGCTGCTGTTCGTAATCCTTGTACCAAAACAATAATGGTTTCAATCCCAAATGAAATTATAACTAATGAGATTTTACCAAAATTACCCGCGAAATCACTTGTTCGCTTTAAATGTGTTTCCAAATCCTTCAACACTTTAATATCATCCCCCGACTTCATCAACCTTCACCTTCAACAATCCCTCACGTCAAGCGCAAATCGCCTCCTTATTCTTGCTAAAGAAGACAGCAGTGATCTCTACTCGTTCGACATAGACTCGTCAGACAGCGACACCACGGCCGTCAACATTCCTTTACCGCATACCCTAGACAAGTGGTTGGACGATGGCATTGTTTCTATTATTGGCTCATTCAATGGCTTACTTTGCGTTGGACTAAAACGTGACATTGACGGAACTGATGAATATAAGCATGTCGTGATCAACCCGTCTACAGGAGTATTTAGTGAAGTTCCTTACAAATACTCACCTGTGTCGGGTGACCTGTACTATCATATTAGTTTCGGGTTTGGGTATGATGACATAAACAAGGATAATAAACTTGTTCGAGTTGTGGAAAATGTTGACCGATATCACTATTATCAAGGAGATGAGTTATACAACCGGGAGGTGATGGTGTATTCTCTAAATGAGAATACTTGGAAATTGGTTGAGGATGTATATCAACCGAAAGAATCCTTACAGTCTCGAAATGGTGTTCTTATGAAGAATCATTTACTTCATTGGCTTTTTTGGTGTTCAGTTAGGTACTGTTACATTATTTATTGTTTCGATATTCGATTTGAGAAATGGGTTGATGAAGTACCTTTGGTGGACTTATTCACTGATCGAATGGCCGACTTCGAGGAAAGGAAAGATACGAGGTTTGAAATGAGAAACCTTGGTGTTATTGATGGGTGTTTGTGTTTTACCGCGAGATCGAATTTGACCGATGTTGTATGGATGATGAAAGAGTATGGAGTGAAGGAGTCGTGGATTAAATTGTTTGAAATTTCTAGTTGTTTTCATCGTTGTCGTAGTAGTCCTTGTTGGTACTACTTCGATGGCCCTTATGGTTTTCGGCAAGGCGCAAAACAAGAGGTTTTGGTTCGGAGACCGCGTAAGCTGGCTGGACTGTTTTGGTGCAATATTGGATCTGAAGCAAATGGTGAAACGGAAGAAATAAGTGGGATTCCTGTTTTCGATCAAGCGTGTTTTTTTACCGGAAGTCTTGTTCCGATTCCTGGTAGTAAGCTGATTATATCGCCTGATAAATAA
- the LOC141652743 gene encoding T-complex protein 1 subunit beta: MAIDRILKDDASEEKGDRARMSTFVGAIAITDLIKTTLGPKGMDKILQSTGRGHNVTVTNDGATIMKSLQIDNPAAKVLIEISKTQDDEVGDGTTSVVVLAGELLREAEKLVAMKIHPMTIIAGYRMAAECAHKALLTKVVDNKQDAEKFRSDLMNIAMTTLSSKILSQDKEHFADMAVDAVMRLKGSTNLESIQIIKKPGGSLRDSFLDEGFILDKKIGVGQPKRIENANILVANTAMDTDKVKIYGARVRVDSMAKVAEIEGAEKDKMREKVKKIIGHGINCFVNRQLIYNFPEELFADAGVLAIEHADFDGIERLALVTGGEIASTFDNPESVKLGHCKLIEEIMIGEDKLIHFSGVEMGQACTIVLRGASEHVLDEAERSLHDALCVLSQTVNDSRVLFGGGWPEMVMSKEVDELARKTPGKKSHAIEAFSRALQAIPTIIADNAGLDSAELISKLRAEHQKEGNSSAGIDVITGMVGDMSELGICESFKVKQAVLLSAIEAAEGLLRVDEIIRCAPRRREERMGH; encoded by the exons ATGGCG ATTGATAGAATATTGAAAGACGATGCATCTGAGGAGAAGGGCGATCGTGCTCGGATG TCGACATTTGTTGGCGCAATTGCAATTACGGACTTGATAAAGACAACCCTAGGCCCGAAGGGGATG gATAAGATTTTGCAGTCAACTGGCAGGGGTCATAATGTGACTGTCACTAACGATGGCGCTACCATCATGAAGTCGCTTCAGATTGATAATCCTGCTGCTAAAGTTCTTATTG AAATTTCAAAGACACAAGATGATGAAGTTGGTGATGGGACAACATCAGTTGTTGTTCTGGCTGGAGAGCTGTTAAGAGAGGCCGAAAAGTTGGTTGCAATGAAGATTCATCCTATGACCATTATAGCAG GTTATAGAATGGCAGCTGAATGTGCTCATAAAGCATTGTTGACCAAGGTTGTTGACAATAAGCAAGATGCTG AGAAATTCAGGTCAGACTTGATGAATATTGCAATGACTACATTGAGCTCAAAAATATTGTCTCAAGACAAGGAACACTTTGCAGACATGGCAGTTGATGCAGTGATGAGGTTGAAG GGGAGCACAAACTTGGAGTCCATCCAAATCATTAAGAAGCCTGGAGGTTCTCTGAGAGATTCATTTTTAGATGAAGG GTTTATTTTGGACAAGAAAATTGGTGTTGGCCAACCAAAACGTATAGAGAACGCGAATATTCTAGTTGCAAACACAGCTATGGACACTGATAAGGTGAAGATTTATGGGGCGCGTGTACGTGTTGATTCAATGGCTAAGGTTGCAGAAATTGAGGGGGCAGAAAAGGATAAGATGAGAGAGAAAGTGAAGAAGATTATAGGTCATGGAATTAATTGCTTTGTCAATCGTCAGTTGATCTACAATTTTCCAGAGGAACTGTTTGCTGATGCTGGAGTTCTTGCCATTGAGCATGCTGATTTTGATGGTATTGAGCGCCTCGCTCTTGTTACTGGTGGTGAGATTGCATCAACATTTGATAATCCTGAATCAGTGAAACTTGGACATTGCAAGCTAATTGAGGAAATTATGATTGGGGAAGATAAGTTAATTCATTTCTCTGGTGTTGAGATGGGACAGGCATGTACTATCGTATTGAGAGGAGCAAG TGAACACGTGCTTGATGAGGCTGAAAGGTCTTTGCATGATGCTCTATGTGTTCTATCTCAGACAGTGAATGACAGCAGGGTATTGTTTGGAGGTGGATGGCCTGAAATGGTGATGTCAAAGGAGGTAGATGAACTGGCTAGGAAGACTCCTGGCAAGAAGTCTCATGCAATTGAAGCTTTCTCACGAGCACTACAGGCCATTCCAACAATCATTGCTGATAATGCAGGGCTAGACAGCGCTGAGTTAATCTCAAAACTTCGCGCAGAGCACCAGAAGGAAGGCAACAGTTCTGCTGGAATAGACGTAATTACTGGAATG GTTGGAGACATGTCTGAACTGGGAATTTGCGAGTCATTCAAAGTGAAGCAGGCAGTCCTATTGTCGGCCATAGAGGCGGCTGAGGGGCTTCTCAGGGTCGATGAAATTATCAGATGTGCACCAAGGAGGAGAGAGGAGCGAATGGGACACTGA